The Atlantibacter hermannii genomic interval ACCCGATCATTCTCCCGTAAGCTTTTTTAGCTTATTTCGCCGGGGACAACATTACGCAAAGACGTGGCCGATGGAAAAACGCCTCGCGCCGATGTTTGTTGAAAATCGGTCGATTCGCGCTACCCGTTTCGCCATTCGCTTTATGCCGCCGGTTGCGGTCTTTACGCTCACTTGGCAAATTGCCCTCGGTGGGCAACTCGGCCCGGCCGTAGCCACCGCGTTGTTCGCCATCAGTTTGCCGATGCAAGGACTGTGGTGGTTAGGCAAACGCTCTGTTACCCGCTGCCGCCCTCTATTCTGCACTGGTTTTATGAAGTGCGCTCGAAGCTGGAAGAGGCCGGTCAAACGCTGGCTCCGGTTCAGGGTAAACCTGATTATCAGGCGCTGGCTGATACGTTAAAGCGCGCATTCCGCCAGTTAGACAAAACTTTCCTGGATGATTTGTAATTTGACCCCTGTTGCGCATATAAAGGATGGCATCTGAGTTGCTTAACGCGCCGACGCGTAACAGGAGTCAAAAATGGAAATGACCAATGCTCAACGTCTGATCCTTTCGAATCAGTACAAAATGATGACAATGATGGACCCGGATAACGCTGAGCGCTATCGTCGCCTGCAAACCATCATCGAACGCGGTTACGGCCTGCAGATGCGCGAGCTGGACCGTGAATTTGGCGAGCTGACCGAAGAAACCTGCCGCACCATTATCGACGTGATGGAGATGTACCACGCGTTGAACGTTTCCTGGACCAACCTGAAAGACAATCCCGGCATTGATGAGCGCCGCGTAACGTTTCTGGGCTTCGACGCTGCTACGGAAGCGCGTTACCTCGGCTATGTGCGCTTTATGGTTAATATTGAAGGCGCTACACCCATTTTGATGCCGGTACGCACGGCTTTAACGCCCAAACCCCGATGTGGGAAAATACCAGCGGATGCTTAAAGTCTGGCACTCCTGCCCTCGCCAGTATCATCTGAGCCCGAACGAAATCACCCAGATTATTAATGCCTGACGGGAGTTCGCTGTGATTAAAGGATTTTTATTCGATCTGGACGGAACGTTGGTGGACTCGCTGCCGGTGGTGGAGCGCGCCTGGTGCGGATGGGCCGATCGTTTTGGTATCAGTCATGATGAAGTGCTCGATTTTATCCATGGTAAGCAGGCGATTACGTCTCTGCGTCATTTTATGCCTGACCGCAGTGAGGACGAAATTCAGGCGGAATTTCGCCGTCTCGAACATATTGAAGCGACCGATACCGATGGCGTAACGGCGCTGCCTGGCGCGGTAGCGTTACTGGAGCATCTCAACGCGCTCGACATTCCCTGGGCTATTGTCACATCGGGCTCCATGCCGGTCGCGGCGGCGCGTCGGGAGACTGCAGGCTTGCCGGAGCCAAAGGTGTTCGTCACAGCGGAACGCGTAGCGCGCGGCAAGCCGGAGCCGGATGCCTATCTGCTCGGCGCGCAGCTTCTGGGGCTGGCCCGGAAGAGTGCGTGGTCGTGGAAGATGCACCGGCCGGTATTCTTTCTGGCCTGGCGGCTGGCAGCGACGTCATTGCGGTGAATGCCCCGTCATCAACGCCGCGCCTTGATGAGGTGGATTTACAGTTAGCGACGCTCACGGAACTGACGGTAGAAAAGCGGCCTGACGGCGCGATCCGCTACGCAAAACGTTAAGTTTCATGACGTCACACCGCCATGCTCATCTGAAAAAGCGGTAGTATAATCTCACTCCTTATGGCGAAACCTTCCACAGGCTTCGCCAGTTTCTGTCTCTGGCACCCAAAGCCCGCGTCATCTAACAAGGAAAGCGAGTGAACAGCGAACTGATATGGGTTCTGATTTTATTGGCTGTAGCGGTATTACTCTTCGCAACCGGTAAAGTCCGCATGGATGCGGTCGCGTTAATGATTATCGTGGCCTTTGTGTTAAGCGGCACGCTTACTTTAAGCGAAGCCTTTTCCGGCTTCAGCGATCCCAACGTCATTCTTATCGCCGCAATGTTTATCATCGGCGACGGACTGGTGCGCACCGGTGTGGCCACCAAAATGGGCGCGTGGCTGGTAGACATGGCGGGCAGCAGCGAAACGCGCATGCTGGTGTTGCTAATGCTTACTGTCGCCGGGCTTGGCGCGTTTATGAGTTCAACCGGCGTGGTGGCGATTTT includes:
- the yfbT_1 gene encoding phosphatase, which encodes MIKGFLFDLDGTLVDSLPVVERAWCGWADRFGISHDEVLDFIHGKQAITSLRHFMPDRSEDEIQAEFRRLEHIEATDTDGVTALPGAVALLEHLNALDIPWAIVTSGSMPVAAARRETAGLPEPKVFVTAERVARGKPEPDAYLLGAQLLGLARKSAWSWKMHRPVFFLAWRLAATSLR
- the yfbV gene encoding inner membrane protein — encoded protein: MSTPDHSPVSFFSLFRRGQHYAKTWPMEKRLAPMFVENRSIRATRFAIRFMPPVAVFTLTWQIALGGQLGPAVATALFAISLPMQGLWWLGKRSVTRCRPLFCTGFMKCARSWKRPVKRWLRFRVNLIIRRWLIR
- the yfbU gene encoding YfbU family protein: MEMTNAQRLILSNQYKMMTMMDPDNAERYRRLQTIIERGYGLQMRELDREFGELTEETCRTIIDVMEMYHALNVSWTNLKDNPGIDERRVTFLGFDAATEARYLGYVRFMVNIEGATPILMPVRTALTPKPRCGKIPADA